A single Argentina anserina chromosome 7, drPotAnse1.1, whole genome shotgun sequence DNA region contains:
- the LOC126803348 gene encoding uncharacterized protein LOC126803348 → MDPSSSYTQTPQPDPNQYHHQSQPQPQLPYDPSTIQPHDPNTYYYPSFDPNQPYQYYQDYTTNSQFYQQPTSIHPPGVPIPAPISETAHLQNAYYGHGAVENNQLQPADSGSGSGQAAGSEVTQLPVQVEVAQVKTGQTLYRGGGRRGNRPFRGGGRGHLGYHGHGPDGSAPPFHGRGRGQGGGRHFQLYGTALSNPNSASVPAEGVASFKQQPSALVSLQAPLPVPTQVSSASFWRPPRMAWCELCRVDCNTLETLEQHKNGKRHKKILQVHEELQKANKVNTEKQIVQIPNTELKSVVGQTEKVEGSEEKQPSEGNLTSEVVTDDNRNETDRRKMVGNSEASEEPENKSNDQFAARGRGSKRRMRGGRGGKYLRTHEGSRRVVEPPKPKVNLLICELCSVKCESQVVFDSHVSGKKHLAALKRFQVHRAMYGEQGLQALYPPNLTAASTSVAPPVEQVPLPHIQQVPSPHVQQVPPHVQQVNPPHVQQGIIDPHAFLAQVQQGGNDPEVLLGKLLVSYMLSKTQAQGGSTSSVATAPGTNIETQNQLQSHIQGLLAICQNGIQSAIVGAQNQQQSGFVNSGAPAAGNTDTNTRNQTLQIHAKEASCRINDSVVVSAESAGPSKQVSEEASNKECNVVASAPVQQQPVNQMQEPESKKE, encoded by the exons ATGGATCCTTCCTCCTCCTATACACAAACTCCTCAACCTGACCCTAACCAATACCACCACCAGTCTCAACCCCAACCACAACTGCCATATGACCCTTCAACAATCCAACCCCATGATCCCAACACTTACTACTACCCCTCCTTTGATCCAAACCAACCCTACCAATACTACCAAGATTACACCACTAACTCCCAATTCTATCAACAACCCACTTCGATTCACCCTCCCGGCGTCCCCATTCCGGCGCCGATTTCCGAGACTGCCCATTTGCAGAATGCGTATTATGGACATGGTGCTGTGGAGAATAATCAGCTCCAGCCTGCCGATTCGGGTTCTGGGTCGGGTCAGGCTGCGGGTTCGGAGGTAACCCAGCTTCCCGTTCAGGTGGAGGTGGCGCAAGTTAAG ACTGGGCAAACTCTATATAGAGGTGGAGGAAGGAGGGGCAATAGGCCCTTCCGAGGGGGTGGTCGGGGTCATTTGGGTTACCATGGTCATGGACCAGATGGCTCGGCACCACCCTTCCATGGTAGGGGACGTGGCCAGGGTGGTGGTAGGCACTTTCAACTGTATGGTACTGCATTGAGCAATCCAAATTCAGCATCTGTACCAGCTGAAGGTGTAGCTTCTTTTAAGCAGCAGCCTTCAGCATTGGTCTCTTTGCAGGCACCATTACCTGTACCGACACAAGTGTCTTCTGCTTCATTCTGGCGACCTCCCCGTATGGCTTGGTGTGAACTTTGTAGGGTTGACTGCAACACTCTTGAAACCCTTGAGCAGCATAAAAATGGAAAGCGGCATAAAAAAATTCTGCAGGTTCATGAGGAGTTGCAGAAAGCCAACAAAGTCAATACTGAAAAGCAGATTGTGCAAATCCCCAACACTGAATTAAAATCAGTAGTTGGTCAGACTGAGAAAGTTGAGGGATCTGAGGAAAAGCAACCCTCAGAAGGAAACTTAACCTCTGAAGTAGTTACTGATGATAATAGAAATGAAACAGATCGGAGAAAAATGGTGGGAAACTCTGAAGCTTCTGAAGAACCTGAGAACAAGTCAAATGATCAGTTTGCAGCTCGGGGACGTGGATCCAAGCGTAGAATGCGAGGGGGTCGAGGGGGTAAGTATTTGAGGACACATGAAGGATCAAGAAGAGTAGTTGAGCCTCCTAAACCCAAAGTGAATCTTCTCATATGTGAACTGTGCAGTGTGAAGTGCGAGTCACAGGTGGTTTTTGATAGTCATGTGAGTGGTAAAAAGCACCTAGCGGCCCTCAAGAGGTTTCAAGTCCACCGTGCTATGTATGGAGAACAGGGACTCCAAGCACTTTACCCACCTAACTTAACTGCTGCTTCAACTTCAGTTGCCCCTCCTGTAGAGCAAGTCCCCCTTCCTCATATACAGCAAGTACCCTCTCCTCATGTACAGCAAGTGCCCCCTCATGTCCAGCAAGTCAACCCTCCTCATGTACAGCAAGGTATCATTGATCCTCATGCCTTCTTGGCCCAAGTCCAGCAAGGTGGCAATGATCCTGAGGTCCTGTTGGGGAAACTATTGGTATCGTATATGCTCTCTAAAACCCAGGCACAAGGAGGGTCTACATCGTCCGTGGCAACAGCTCCAGGAACTAACATTGAAACTCAAAATCAACTGCAATCGCATATTCAAGGATTACTAGCGATATGTCAAAATGGGATCCAAAGTGCTATAGTAGGCGCCCAAAATCAGCAGCAATCTGGCTTTGTGAATTCTGGAGCCCCAGCAGCTGGAAACACAGACACAAACACTAGGAATCAAACTTTGCAGATTCACGCAAAGGAGGCAAGTTGTCGTATAAATGATTCAGTTGTGGTGTCAGCAGAGAGCGCAGGCCCAAGCAAGCAAGTTTCTGAAGAAGCATCAAATAAAGAATGCAATGTTGTCGCTTCAGCTCCAGTTCAGCAGCAGCCTGTAAACCAAATGCAAGAGCCAGAGTCTAAGAAAGAATAG
- the LOC126803586 gene encoding uncharacterized protein LOC126803586 produces the protein MQLYLTMGFQTNVLHLKTYKQKLVVFPRRAGKFKAVVSTAEELANATQLQGPLLAIQQEKPVTELVKVTADMKKVNAYDKLHINLILADLRSKSMLYVTNRPKEGKKCITEVSPGIHVLTNDAMLDFAWPKSLALGNSFKEMLNKYGDDEASLNEMALQLMTDTTRDDKSLLPCIYSSELEYKRSSIFIDHFRHELGKYGTRSTDAMSVNTNGEVTIYERYIAWDWYEKTETFQIKQTTE, from the exons ATGCAACTTTATTTGACTATG GGGTTTCAAACCAATGTTCTCCACTTAAAGACATACAAGCAGAAGTTGGTTGTCTTCCCAAGGCGTGCTGGCAAATTTAAGGCTGTTGTTTCCACAGCTGAGGAGCTAGCAAATGCAACCCAGCTCCAAGGTCCTCTCTTGGCAATTCAACAAGAGAAACCAGTCACCGAACTCGTGAAGGTCACTGCAGATATGAAGAAAGTCAATGCATATGACAAGCTTCATATTAACCTGATATTGGCTGATCTTCGTTCTAAGAGCATGCTTTATGTAACCAACAGGCCAAAGGAGGGGAAAAAGTGTATCACTGAGGTTTCACCAGGGATTCATGTATTGACAAATGATGCAATGCTTGATTTTGCTTGGCCTAAG TCTCTCGCACTTGGCAATAGTTTCAAAGAGATGCTAAACAAGTACGGAGATGATGAAGCTTCGTTAAATGAAATGGCTCTACAACTAATGACAGACACAACTCGAGACGACAAAAGCCTGCTACCTTGCATTTATTCTTCAGAACTAGAATATAAACGAAGTTCCATATTTATTGATCATTTCCGCCATGAATTG GGGAAATATGGTACTAGAAGCACTGATGCAATGTCTGTCAACACAAATGGGGAAGTCACCATTTATGAGAGATATATAGCATGGGATTGGTATGAAAAGACCGAGACCTTCCAGATTAAACAGACTACTGaatag
- the LOC126803365 gene encoding uncharacterized protein LOC126803365 — protein MSTQVALPAKTQFHFPIKNAAVFKLQAAPASLHLSLTQTRKPRRAIRAVTIDEIPPNALRRKQDSNWRGGFSVGVDLGLSRTGLALSKGFSVRPLTVLNLRGQKLEVQLLEIAKQQEADEFIIGLPRSSDGKETPQSNKVRSVAGRLAASAAERGWRVYLQDENGTSIEAMDRMINMGLSRSDRQSQIDAYAAMMVLERYFSMSGEGTELVLPKNLDLQEKLRRGPPKDVDYFSEDDED, from the exons ATGTCCACTCAGGTAGCTCTACCGGCGAAAACCCAATTCCACTTTCCGATCAAAAACGCCGCCGTTTTCAAACTCCAAGCCGCCCCCGCCTCTCTTCACCTCTCTCTCACCCAAACCCGTAAACCCCGCCGTGCAATAAGGGCGGTCACCATAGATGAAATTCCCCCAAATGCCCTCCGCCGGAAGCAAGACTCCAACTGGAGAGGAGGCTTCAGCGTAGGGGTAGACTTGGGATTGTCCCGCACCGGCCTCGCCCTCAGCAAAGGCTTCTCCGTCCGCCCCCTCACC gtgttgaatttgagagggcAGAAGCTTGAGGTTCAGCTTCTGGAGATTGCAAAGCAACAG GAGGCAGATGAGTTTATAATCGGGCTTCCGAGATCGAGTGATGGGAAAGAGACACCTCAGTCTAACAAAGTCCGGAGTGTCGCGGGGAGGCTTGCTGCTAGTGCTGCTGAGAG GGGTTGGAGAGTGTACCTGCAGGATGAAAATGGGACATCCATTGAAGCGATGGATCGAATGATTAACAT GGGCCTCAGCAGGTCTGATCGTCAAAGCCAAATTGATGCCTACGCTGCCATG ATGGTGCTGGAGCGATATTTTTCCATGTCAGGTGAAGGAACAGAGCTTGTGCTGCCCAAGAATTTGGATCTGCAAGAAAAACTTAGAAGAGGTCCACCTAAAGACGTTGACTATTTCTCTGAAGACGATGAGGATTGA